Proteins found in one Arachis stenosperma cultivar V10309 chromosome 8, arast.V10309.gnm1.PFL2, whole genome shotgun sequence genomic segment:
- the LOC130944255 gene encoding dual specificity protein phosphatase PHS1-like: MRKDQQNQHPLLITNPSQQNQGKEEENHHHHHQLEVEAEDSQLPESPLPLTVTSRVLYMLGDIAAGPAYKFTQWLQLVRKRTSKFGPSGFPNRLSTMPSSSPGEAIEDATSDQPPKQTEVNLWERLGKAEMLDIESSMFSWDRLTSLHHTEHSSINENSEDEMNKALEVTVNSGGVVFFAFFNGLGGDGAFPKEAAAVIKISSSRLATQSERLGYEFARWLGVRTPQARVIHNTSSEWLQIKEATEKARDAASYKGDESGEMTCSELLEALELGRCLYFMSYVHGSPLLESPYAFEYRETVERTSAALGRVLMLDLVIRNEDRLPCRQLRWRGNSANLLFAEKLISANTDTLGEALDSAMNHYGPRVVRALQSERRSVSMDSKSSSRNPTLLSQRSDVSDIVESAISTRMSLNGQTSGESPCTNFNVVAIDSGVPRRPPTGKRADDQTNYPKLVELLLNSSEFSSNLLYDITGGKLGCPAPEDINPATDVPATASDITVVHEFRCSFRAALRDLQGFYIFLLTLHQKLDNMLRSLMNIISKISSLESEKDDFSSPIAAGSSPSPTGRERSPHDNHHDCCDSGSASREGCHGKHSKGSAESHSGLRLTAKLRDFNKFAKVDAESSKELEQWNEMLKNDVIKLCQDNNFNTGFFEGSDDNFVIDAYELKIRLEHILERIVLISEAANTEKPSAVTNTLYVGGALAARSIYTLQRLGITHILCLCTNEIGQADSQFPDLFTYKNFSVSDNEDCNISRIFEEACDFIDYVEQIGQRVLVHCFEGRSRSVTLVLAYLMLRKKFTLLEAWNTLKRVHRRAQPNDGFAKILQELDKKLHGKVSMEWQQRKPTMKVCPICGKNAGLSSSSLKLHLQKLHKKLSSGSVDSAMTMEIQKALTALKVSRGGSVSPTQRQSQSMIDE; this comes from the exons ATGAGAAAAGACCAACAAAACCAGCATCCTCTACTCATTACTAATCCTTCTCAACAAAATCAG ggaaaagaagaagagaatcatcatcatcatcatcaattggAAGTTGAAGCAGAGGATTCTCAACTCCCAGAGTCACCATTGCCTCTCACTGTTACTTCCAGG GTATTGTATATGTTGGGAGATATAGCAGCAGGGCCTGCGTACAAGTTCACGCAATGGCTTCAATTGGTTCGTAAACGCACTTCCAAGTTTGGACCTTCTGGCTTCCCTAACCGCCTTTCCACCATGCCTTCTTCTAG CCCTGGTGAGGCTATTGAAGATGCAACGAGCGATCAGCCTCCAAAACAAACTGAGGTTAACTTGTGGGAGAGGCTCGGTAAAGCCGAAATGTTGGACATTGAATCAAGCATGTTTTCTTGGGACAGGCTCACTTCGCTTCACCACACTGAACACAGCAGCATCAATGAGAATTCCGAGGATGAAATGAACAAAGCTCTTGAG GTAACTGTAAATTCTGGAGGGgttgtcttctttgcttttttcAATGGCCTTGGGGGCGATGGTGCTTTTCCGAAAGAAGCAGCGGCCGTTATAAAAATATCATCATCAAGATTGGCAACACAATCAGAACGCCTTGGTTATGAATTCGCTAGGTGGTTGGGAGTTCGAACTCCACAG GCTAGAGTGATTCACAATACTAGTTCTGAGTGGCTCCAAATAAAGGAAGCTACAGAAAAAGCTAGAGATGCAGCAAGTTATAAGGGTGATGAAAGTGGCGAGATGACTTGCTCAGAACTTTTGGAAGCACTTGAACTCGGCCGATGTCTCTATTTTATGAG TTATGTACATGGTTCACCTTTGCTTGAAAGTCCCTATGCATTTGAATATCGGGAAACTGTAGAAAGAACATCAGCAGCCCTTGGCAGGGTACTGATGTTGGACCTTGTCATTAGAAATGAAGATAGGCTCCCTTGCCGCCAACTTAGGTGGCGAGGGAACTCCGCAAATTTGTTGTTTGCTGAAAAGTTAATCTCAGCAAATACAGACACACTAGGAGAAGCTTTAGATTCTGCAATGAACCATTACGGACCAAGGGTGGTTCGAGCACTTCAAAGTGAAAGGAGGTCAGTTTCAATGGATTCCAAATCAAGTTCTCGGAATCCTACATTGTTATCACAACGCTCAGATGTTTCGGATATAGTGGAATCAGCAATATCTACTAGGATGAGTCTTAATGGTCAAACATCAGGAGAATCACCTTGTACTAACTTTAATGTTGTGGCTATTGATTCTGGTGTTCCTCGCCGGCCCCCTACTGGAAAACGTGCAGATGATCAGACTAATTATCCCAAGTTGGTTGAGTTGCTACTTAACAGTTCTGAGTTTTCCTCGAACCTGCTATATGATATAACCGGAGGCAAATTAGGATGTCCTGCACCAGAAGACATAAATCCGGCAACTGATGTACCTGCAACTGCTAGTGACATAACAGTAGTTCATGAGTTTCGTTGTAGTTTTCGCGCTGCTCTTAGGGATCTGCAGGGGTTCTATATATTCCTACTGACACTTCACCAGAAACTTGATAACATGTTAAGATCCCTTATGAATATTATAAGCAAAATTTCGTCTCTGGAATCTGAAAAAGATGATTTTTCTTCACCCATTGCTGCTGGTAGCAGTCCCTCTCCAACAGGTAGAGAGAGGTCTCCTCATGATAACCATCATGATTGTTGTGACTCCGGGTCTGCATCAAGAGAAGGTTGTCATGGAAAACACTCAAAAGGAAGCGCGGAATCACATAGTGGTCTTCGCTTAACAGCTAAGCTTCGGGACTTCAATAAATTTGCAAAG GTTGATGCCGAATCTAGTAAAGAACTGGAACAGTGGAATGAAATGCTTAAAAATGATGTCATCAAGTTATGCCAAGACAACAATTTCAATACAGGTTTTTTCGAAGGTAGTGACGACAACTTTGTCATTGATGCATATGAACTGAAG ATAAGACTTGAGCATATCCTTGAGAGGATTGTGTTGATATCTGAGGCTGCGAATACAGAGAAACCTTCCGCCGTTACAAATACTCTCTATGTTGGTGGAGCACTGGCTGCAAGATCTATATACACGTTACAACGCTTGGGAATCACACATATATTGTGTTTGTGTACTAACGAAATTGGACAGGCCGATTCTCAGTTTCCTGATCTATTTACATATAAAAATTTCTCT GTGAGTGACAATGAAGATTGTAACATCAGCAGGATATTTGAAGAAGCTTGTGATTTTATAGATTATGTTGAGCAGATTGGTCAAAGAGTTTTAGTTCATTGTTTTGAGGGGAGAAGCAGAAGTGTTACTCTCGTTCTTGCTTACTTAATGCTCAGAAA GAAGTTCACTCTCTTAGAAGCATGGAACACACTGAAGCGAGTACACCGCCGAGCACAGCCAAACGACGGTTTTGCGAAGATCTTACAGGAACTGGATAAAAAGCTGCATGGAAAGGTATCTATGGAGTGGCAACAACGAAAACCAACAATGAAAGTTTGCCCCATCTGCGGCAAGAATGCTGGATTAAGCAGCAGCTCACTTAAGCTCCATCTCCAGAAGTTGCATAAAAAGCTGTCGTCCGGGAGTGTAGATAGTGCCATGACAATGGAAATACAGAAGGCACTGACGGCTTTGAAGGTTAGCCGCGGCGGCAGTGTTAGCCCGACACAGAGGCAGTCTCAGTCAATGATAGATGAATAG
- the LOC130943677 gene encoding serine carboxypeptidase-like 45, with translation MGNGMAVMLLFHVSLLLEVLSFPSSFDGNEDRIGMLPGQAENIEFEQFSGYVSVDEKKHKNLFYYFVESQTHPSSKPLVLWLNGGPGCSSLGVGAFSENGPFRPNGEFLINNEYSWNKEANMLYLETPVGVGFSYANGSSSYLQINDEATARDNVVFLQRWFNKFPQYKNRDLFLTGESYAGHYVPQLAKLMIEMNSKKRIFNLKGIALGNPVLEEYATDFNSRAEFFWSHGLISDSTYKMFSNVCNYSRYVSEYYRDSLSMVCSEVMGQVSKETSKFVDKYDVTLDVCISSVLSQSKVICPQSQEKNERVDVCVDDKVTNYLNRRDVQQALHAKLVGVRKWDVCSNILDYDMLNVEIPTLPLVGSLVKAGVRVLIYSGDQDSVIPLTGSRTLVQKLAKQLQLNTTIPYSVWFEGQQVGGWTQVYGNNMLSFATVRGAAHEAPFSQPERSFVLFNSFLQGRPLPQIF, from the exons ATGGGAAATGGCATGGCAGTGATGTTGTTGTTTCATGTGAGTTTATTATTGGAAGTGTTGAGTTTTCCATCGTCTTTTGATGGAAATGAAGATAGAATTGGAATGCTTCCAGGACAAGCAGAAAACATAGAATTTGAACAGTTCTCAGGATATGTAAGTGTTGATGAAAAGAAGCACAAGAATCTCTTCTATTATTTTGTTGAATCACAAACTCATCCTTCTTCAAAACCTCTCGTTCTCTGGCTCAATGGAG GACCCGGTTGTTCATCACTTGGAGTTGGTGCATTCTCTGAAAATGGACCATTTAGGCCAAATGGAGAGTTTCTTATTAACAATGAATATAGTTGGAATAAAG AAGCAAATATGTTGTATTTGGAGACACCAGTTGGAGTGGGGTTCTCTTATGCCAACGGTAGCTCCTCCTATTTACAAATCAATGACGAGGCAACAG cTAGGGACAATGTTGTATTTCTTCAACGGTGGTTCAACAAGTTCCCTCAATACAAGAACCGAGATCTGTTTCTAACTGGCGAAAGTTATGCAg GGCATTATGTTCCTCAACTTGCAAAGCTCATGATTGAAATGAATTCAAAGAAAAGGATATTCAATCTCAAAGGAATAGCT TTGGGTAATCCAGTTCTAGAAGAATACGCCACAGATTTCAATTCAAGGGCAGAGTTCTTTTGGTCTCATGGACTAATATCAGATTCAACGTACAAGATGTTCAGCAATGTGTGTAACTATTCAAGATATGTGAGTGAGTACTATAGAGATTCACTTTCCATGGTTTGTTCAGAGGTAATGGGACAAGTTAGCAAAGAAACAAGCAAATTTGTTGACAAATATGATGTCACTCTTGATGTTTGCATTTCCTCTGTGCTTTCACAATCAAAGGTTATTTGTCCTCAATCCCAA GAAAAGAATGAGAGGGTAGATGTGTGCGTAGATGACAAGGTTACAAACTACTTGAATAGAAGAGATGTACAACAAGCACTTCATGCCAAGCTTGTTGGTGTAAGAAAATGGGATGTTTGCAGCAA CATATTGGACTATGATATGCTTAATGTGGAAATACCTACACTTCCTCTTGTTGGATCACTAGTAAAAGCTGGAGTTAGGGTCCTAATTTACAG TGGAGATCAAGATTCAGTGATTCCACTGACTGGAAGCCGCACTTTGGTTCAAAAGTTGGCAAAACAATTACAACTTAATACAACAATCCCTTATAGTGTATGGTTTGAAGGTCAACAG GTTGGTGGATGGACTCAAGTTTATGGGAACAATATGCTTTCATTTGCCACAGTAAGAGGGGCAGCACATGAAGCACCTTTCTCACAGCCTGAAAGATCATTTGTGCTTTTCAATTCATTCCTACAAGGCAGGCCTTTACCACAAATTTTTTGA
- the LOC130946190 gene encoding putative pentatricopeptide repeat-containing protein At3g47840 produces the protein MPSSSPLFLLLLLLPRIPPSAASLLRLWRPQDAVLHGTKGFWGRVWEHNRCASSFSVHPNTPHFVHNMLDLNSELKQLVKCCQLHKARQMFDKMPHRDEVSWTTIIAGYVNSSYPFEALILFLNLWIQPGLQKDQFMISIALKACALGMNIYFGESLHGFSVKSSLVDSVFVSSSLVDMYMKVGKVEHGCKVFEEMETRNVVSWTSIIAGLVHGGYSIEGLLYFSEMWRSKVGCDSYAFAIALKASADSNSLDCGKAIHTQTIKQGFDESLFVINTLASMYNKCGKPSYVMRLFQKMRMPDVVSWTTLITTYVQMGEEENAVDAFRRMRKSGVSANQYTFAAVISACANLVVKEWGQQIHGHVLHLGLVDALSVSNSLITLYSKCGMLTSASMVFCSMAIKDIISWSTIIAVYSQAGYAKEAFDYLSWMRREGPKPNEFALASLLSVSGSMALLEPGKQVHAHVLCIGLDHEAMVHSALISMYSKCGSLKEASKVFDGTKTNDIISWTAMINGYAEHGCSQKAIHLFEKIPSIGLKPDYVTFIGVLTACSHAGLVDQGFHYFMSMIDEYRISPSKEHYGCMIDLLCRAGRLSEAELMIRSMPFSSDDVVWSTLLRACRVHGDVDRGRRAAEKILSLDPNSAGTHITLANIYAAKGRWEEVAYIRKLMKSKGVIKEPGWSWINVNDHLHSFVSADQSHPQSEDIIAILKLLSSRRGDSLLETCSSEDVED, from the coding sequence ATGCCCTCCTCCTCTCCGCTTTTCCTCCTCCTTCTGTTGCTCCCCCGCATTCCTCCCTCCGCAGCTTCTCTCCTCCGATTATGGCGGCCGCAGGATGCCGTTTTGCATGGCACAAAAGGCTTCTGGGGACGTGTTTGGGAGCATAATCGATGTGCCTCTTCATTTTCCGTCCATCCAAACACGCCCCATTTTGTTCATAATATGCTTGACCTTAACTCCGAACTGAAGCAACTTGTGAAATGTTGTCAACTGCATAAAGCAAGgcaaatgtttgataaaatgcctcACAGAGATGAGGTTTCATGGACCACAATAATAGCTGGTTATGTCAATTCTTCATACCCTTTTGAAGCGTTGATCTTGTTCTTAAATTTGTGGATCCAGCCTGGTCTTCAAAAAGACCAGTTTATGATTAGTATTGCACTCAAGGCTTGTGCTCTTGGCATGAACATATATTTCGGGGAATCACTGCATGGATTTTCTGTGAAGTCAAGTTTGGTAGACTCGGTATTTGTCAGCAGTTCACTAGTGGACATGTATATGAAAGTAGGCAAAGTAGAGCATGGTTGCAAAGTCTTCGAAGAAATGGAAACCCGAAATGTGGTATCGTGGACGTCCATTATTGCGGGGCTTGTTCATGGTGGTTATAGTATAGAGGGATTATTGTACTTCTCTGAAATGTGGAGATCAAAAGTGGGTTGTGATTCATATGCATTCGCCATCGCTTTGAAAGCATCTGCTGATTCGAATTCTTTAGATTGTGGGAAAGCTATTCACACACAAACAATAAAACAAGGGTTTGATGAGAGCTTGTTTGTGATTAACACCCTTGCTTCCATGTATAATAAATGTGGAAAACCAAGTTATGTCATGAGATTGTTCCAAAAAATGAGGATGCCAGATGTAGTTTCATGGACAACCCTTATTACAACATATGTGCAGAtgggagaagaagagaatgcAGTGGATGCATTTAGAAGGATGAGAAAATCAGGGGTTAGTGCCAATCAATACACTTTTGCAGCAGTAATTTCTGCATGTGCGAATCTTGTTGTTAAAGAATGGGGCCAGCAGATACATGGCCATGTATTGCATCTAGGTCTGGTGGATGCCTTGTCAGTGTCGAATTCCCTCATTACACTTTATTCGAAATGTGGGATGTTAACTTCGGCTTCAATGGTGTTTTGTAGTATGGctataaaagatattatttcTTGGAGCACTATAATTGCGGTTTATTCTCAAGCAGGTTATGCAAAAGAAGCTTTTGACTATCTATCATGGATGAGAAGGGAAGGGCCAAAACCGAATGAATTTGCTCTTGCTAGCTTGCTTAGTGTGAGTGGAAGCATGGCGCTTCTTGAGCCTGGGAAGCAGGTGCATGCTCATGTCCTATGCATTGGCCTGGATCATGAAGCAATGGTTCATAGTGCACTAATTAGTATGTATTCAAAATGTGGGAGTCTAAAAGAAGCTTCTAAAGTATTTGATGGGACTAAAACTAATGACATTATATCATGGACAGCCATGATCAATGGGTATGCTGAACATGGATGCAGCCAAAAGGCAATTCATTTATTCGAGAAGATTCCCAGTATTGGTTTAAAACCGGACTATGTGACTTTCATTGGGGTTTTGACAGCTTGTAGCCATGCTGGATTGGTTGATCAAGGTTTCCACTACTTTATGTCAATGATTGACGAGTATCGGATCAGTCCTTCAAAAGAGCACTATGGTTGCATGATTGATCTTCTATGCAGAGCAGGAAGATTGAGTGAAGCTGAGCTTATGATACGAAGCATGCCTTTCAGTAGTGATGATGTTGTGTGGTCTACCTTACTTAGAGCATGTAGGGTTCATGGGGACGTTGACAGAGGAAGACGAGCAGCAGAAAAAATACTTTCTTTGGATCCGAATTCTGCAGGAACTCACATCACCCTGGCTAACATATATGCTGCCAAGGGGAGATGGGAGGAAGTTGCGTACATAAGGAAGCTAATGAAGTCAAAGGGGGTAATAAAAGAGCCAGGTTGGTCTTGGATAAATGTCAATGATCACTTACATTCATTTGTGTCTGCAGATCAGTCTCATCCGCAGAGCGAAGATATCATAGCCATTCTAAAACTACTAAGTTCAAGAAGAGGAGACTCTTTGCTGGAAACATGCTCAAGTGAAGATGTTGAAGATTAG